One window of Medicago truncatula cultivar Jemalong A17 chromosome 2, MtrunA17r5.0-ANR, whole genome shotgun sequence genomic DNA carries:
- the LOC11441300 gene encoding nodulin-26, with the protein MADHSSSNGNHETVLNVNGDASQNCDESCIQDYVPLLQKLVAEVVGTYFLIFAGCAAVVVNLDNDKVVTHPGISIVWGLTVMVLVYSVGHISGAHFNPAVTIAHASTKRFPVKQVPAYILSQVLGSTLASGTLRLIFNGKENHFSGTLPTGSDLQAFVVEFIITFYLMFVISGVATDNRAIGELAGLAVGSTVLLNVMFAGPITGASMNPARSLGPAIVHHEYRGIWIYLVSTTLGAIAGTWAYTFIRYTNKPVREISKSASFLKGVQNGGAK; encoded by the exons ATGGCTGATCATTCATCAAGCAATGGAAACCATGAAACGGTTTTGAATGTAAATGGTGATGCCTCCCAAAATTGTGATGAGTCATGCATCCAAGACTATGTGCCCCTTTTGCAGAAG TTGGTAGCAGAGGTGGTAGGGACGTACTTCTTGATATTTGCAGGGTGTGCTGCTGTTGTGGTGAATCTTGACAATGACAAAGTAGTAACACATCCTGGGATCTCAATTGTTTGGGGCCTCACTGTTATGGTTTTGGTTTACTCTGTTGGTCACATCTCTGGTGCTCATTTCAACCCTGCTGTCACCATTGCTCATGCTTCCACCAAAAGGTTCCCGGTTAAGCAG GTACCGGCTTATATACTATCTCAAGTTCTTGGATCAACCCTTGCAAGTGGAACTCTTAGGCTTATATTCAATGGCAAAGAAAACCATTTTTCAGGAACACTTCCAACTGGTTCTGATCTCCAGGCATTTGTGGTCGAATTCATAATCACTTTTTATCTTATGTTCGTCATTTCTGGAGTGGCCACTGACAATAGAGCG ATTGGTGAGTTGGCCGGACTTGCAGTTGGATCTACTGTGCTTCTAAATGTTATGTTTGCCGG GCCAATTACTGGAGCATCAATGAATCCTGCAAGGAGCTTAGGGCCTGCTATTGTGCACCATGAATATAGAGGAATATGGATATATTTGGTATCAACAACTCTTGGTGCCATAGCTGGTACATGGGCATATACTTTCATCCGCTACACAAACAAGCCAGTGCGTGAAATTAGTAAGAGTGCCTCTTTCCTTAAAGGAGTACAAAATGGTGGAGCTAAGTGA
- the LOC11446090 gene encoding aquaporin NIP1-2 codes for MGDISNGNLDVVMNINDDATKKCDDTTIDDHVPLLQKLVAEVVGTFFLIFAGCAAVVVNLNNDKVVTLPGISIVWGLAVMVLVYSIGHISGAHFNPAVTIAHTTTGRFPLKQLPAYIIAQVVGSTLASGVLKLIFSGKENQFAGTLPAGSDLQAFVVEFIITFFLMFIISGVATDNRAIGELAGLAVGSTVILNVLFAGPITGASMNPARSLGPAIVHHEYRGIWIYMVSPILGALAGTWTYTFLRITNKPVRELTKSSSFLKAVSKGAE; via the exons ATGGGTGATATTAGCAATGGAAATCTTGATGTGGTTATGAATATAAACGATGATGCTACCAAAAAATGTGACGACACAACCATTGATGATCATGTTCCTCTTTTGCAAAAG TTGGTAGCAGAAGTGGTGGGAACATTCTTCTTGATATTTGCTGGATGTGCTGCTGTGGTGGTGAACCTTAACAATGATAAAGTTGTGACACTTCCTGGAATATCAATTGTTTGGGGACTTGCTGTTATGGTATTAGTCTATTCTATAGGTCATATCTCTGGTGCTCATTTCAATCCCGCTGTCACCATTGCTCACACCACCACCGGAAGGTTTCCATTGAAGCAG TTGCCAGCTTATATAATTGCTCAGGTCGTTGGCTCAACACTTGCAAGTGGAGTTCTCAAACTTATATTCAGTGGCAAGGAAAATCAATTTGCAGGAACACTTCCAGCTGGTTCTGATCTTCAAGCTTTTGTGGTCGAATTTATTATCACTTTCTTCCTTATGTTCATCATTTCTGGAGTTGCCACTGATAATAGAGCg ATTGGTGAATTGGCTGGACTTGCAGTTGGATCTACCGTTATACTAAATGTGCTGTTTGCGGG ACCCATCACAGGAGCATCAATGAATCCAGCAAGAAGCTTAGGACCAGCTATTGTGCACCATGAATATAGAGGAATATGGATATATATGGTGTCACCTATTCTAGGAGCTTTGGCTGGTACATGGACCTACACTTTCCTCAGAATCACAAATAAGCCAGTTCGTGAGCTCACCAAGAGTTCTTCATTCCTCAAAGCAGTAAGCAAGGGAGCTGAGTGA